From Schaalia sp. ZJ405, one genomic window encodes:
- a CDS encoding SDR family oxidoreductase, producing MKVFVAGASGRVGTQLVHELHLAGHEVVAASRHPESLAVTPHVEAVTFDVSWPLDDMTTMLDGIDAVYFTAGSRGKDLLRTDAFGAVKLMQASERAGIERFILLSSVFADRPEKWDDPALAGIMNYNIAKFFADQWLMHNTELAYTIVQPGNLVEDEHPTGMITTHVDHSQPNSIGNVARVLAGVLQRSNTYRRVITMADGDVPIDRALDMI from the coding sequence ATGAAGGTTTTTGTTGCGGGCGCAAGCGGCAGAGTCGGAACCCAGCTTGTCCATGAACTTCATTTAGCGGGTCACGAGGTGGTTGCCGCTTCACGTCACCCTGAGAGCCTCGCCGTTACTCCACATGTCGAAGCCGTGACATTCGATGTCTCATGGCCTCTTGACGACATGACCACGATGCTTGACGGTATTGATGCTGTCTATTTCACCGCGGGTTCACGAGGAAAAGATCTTCTCCGCACAGATGCTTTCGGCGCCGTGAAGCTCATGCAGGCATCTGAGCGCGCAGGAATCGAGCGCTTCATCCTTCTTTCATCAGTGTTCGCCGATAGGCCAGAAAAGTGGGACGATCCCGCACTTGCGGGCATCATGAACTACAACATCGCGAAATTCTTTGCCGACCAGTGGCTCATGCACAACACGGAGCTCGCCTACACAATTGTTCAGCCCGGGAATCTTGTCGAGGACGAGCACCCGACGGGAATGATCACGACACATGTTGACCATTCTCAGCCCAACTCTATTGGAAATGTTGCGCGGGTCCTTGCCGGGGTTCTTCAGCGCTCGAACACCTACCGTCGCGTCATCACGATGGCAGATGGGGATGTGCCCATTGATCGGGCTCTTGACATGATCTAG
- a CDS encoding general stress protein yields MAQNSRGGAPWTPTMPSGTEVASYKTYAEAQGGVDFLSDQMFDVKSITIVGTDLHMVERVTGRLTMARSALSGATTGVLWGALMGMMVSFSTQSTGASLWILIGMLGGALVGTLMSAIGYAMSGGRRDFTSHSQVVASRYAVLASAEIDKAFELLQKTPGNMMRPKRAPRPQRSGPTEYGSRLDEKPRFGVRKSAQSSTDEDQSAQPSSAEEESSSHESSVASEVSSTEPAKPETN; encoded by the coding sequence ATGGCTCAGAACTCTCGGGGAGGCGCCCCGTGGACTCCAACGATGCCTTCAGGCACCGAAGTGGCGTCCTACAAGACCTATGCGGAAGCGCAGGGCGGTGTTGACTTTCTGTCGGACCAGATGTTTGACGTCAAGTCCATCACCATCGTGGGAACTGACTTGCACATGGTTGAACGGGTGACCGGGCGTTTGACGATGGCTCGTTCCGCTTTGTCGGGAGCAACAACGGGTGTGCTGTGGGGTGCGCTCATGGGAATGATGGTGTCCTTCTCAACGCAGAGCACCGGCGCTAGCCTGTGGATCCTCATCGGAATGTTGGGTGGAGCCCTCGTGGGAACGCTGATGTCTGCCATCGGCTATGCGATGTCCGGTGGCCGTCGAGACTTCACCTCCCACTCGCAGGTTGTTGCCTCCCGTTACGCGGTCCTCGCCTCAGCTGAGATTGACAAGGCTTTCGAGCTTCTGCAAAAGACTCCCGGTAACATGATGCGCCCCAAGCGTGCGCCACGTCCCCAGCGTTCGGGACCCACGGAGTACGGGTCCCGGCTCGATGAGAAACCGCGTTTCGGTGTTCGCAAGTCCGCTCAGTCATCCACTGACGAGGATCAGTCTGCTCAGCCGTCCTCGGCTGAGGAAGAGTCGTCCTCGCACGAATCCTCGGTTGCCTCTGAGGTTTCGTCCACTGAGCCAGCGAAACCGGAAACCAACTGA
- a CDS encoding Mrp/NBP35 family ATP-binding protein: MSVTTEKVMEALAGVIDPEIHRPITDLNMVTPDLITIDGGQVTITVLLTTAGCPLRTQISEDVTARVGELQGVDSVTVNMGVMDDEQKKALREKLNGGRPEREIPFARPDSLTRVIAVTSGKGGVGKSSMTANLATAMANSGLKVGIMDADIYGFSIPRMMGVDHDPQVIDGMIIPPVGVSGVKVMSIGMFVPEGQPVIWRGPMLHRALQQFLADVFWGDLDVLLIDMPPGTGDVAISIAQLLPTSEILVVTTPQVAAAEVAERAGSIAGDTNQKVIGVVENMSYLTQPDGSRLEIFGAGGGQSVSARLTAQLGYSVPLLGQIPLDIALREGGDSGRPVASASGPAAQALHELASALGTYERGLAGRPLGVSPVHH; the protein is encoded by the coding sequence ATGTCTGTTACCACCGAAAAGGTCATGGAAGCCCTCGCGGGCGTCATTGACCCCGAAATTCACCGTCCGATTACCGACCTCAACATGGTCACCCCGGACCTCATCACCATTGACGGCGGTCAGGTCACGATCACGGTGCTGTTGACGACTGCCGGCTGTCCGCTGCGCACGCAGATCAGTGAGGATGTCACCGCCAGGGTTGGAGAACTTCAGGGCGTTGACTCAGTGACTGTGAACATGGGAGTCATGGACGATGAGCAGAAGAAAGCTCTGCGTGAGAAGCTCAACGGTGGACGTCCTGAGCGGGAGATTCCCTTTGCACGACCAGATTCCCTCACCCGTGTGATCGCGGTGACCTCGGGTAAGGGCGGTGTCGGAAAATCATCAATGACCGCGAATCTTGCAACCGCAATGGCAAATAGCGGCCTCAAAGTCGGCATCATGGACGCCGATATCTACGGGTTCTCGATTCCCCGCATGATGGGAGTCGATCACGATCCGCAGGTCATTGACGGGATGATTATTCCGCCAGTGGGAGTTTCGGGCGTCAAGGTCATGTCCATCGGAATGTTTGTTCCCGAGGGTCAGCCCGTGATTTGGCGTGGCCCCATGCTTCACCGGGCCCTTCAACAGTTCCTCGCTGACGTGTTCTGGGGGGATCTCGACGTTCTTCTCATCGATATGCCTCCGGGCACCGGTGACGTTGCTATTTCGATCGCTCAGCTGCTTCCGACCTCGGAAATCCTTGTTGTGACGACGCCACAGGTTGCCGCCGCCGAAGTTGCCGAACGTGCCGGGTCAATTGCGGGTGACACCAATCAGAAAGTCATCGGCGTCGTGGAGAACATGTCGTATCTCACCCAGCCCGACGGGTCTCGTCTGGAGATTTTCGGAGCGGGCGGCGGTCAGTCAGTGTCGGCACGCCTGACCGCTCAGCTTGGCTACTCCGTTCCTCTTCTTGGTCAGATTCCCCTCGACATTGCTCTGCGCGAGGGCGGGGATTCAGGGCGTCCTGTTGCTTCAGCTTCGGGTCCTGCTGCTCAGGCACTCCACGAGTTGGCATCCGCGCTCGGCACCTATGAGCGTGGCCTGGCAGGGCGGCCTCTGGGGGTCTCTCCCGTCCATCACTGA
- a CDS encoding O-methyltransferase, which translates to MSDMAQAWVYTEDFITESPTVRQARDNATELGAQPVSASIGSTLRMIAAVSGARAVLEVGTGAGVSGLWILDGMAPDGVLTSIDSDVEFHKHARRAFTAAGVSSQRTRLISGRALDVLPRMAARGYDMMVLDADIQETPEYLDHAVRVLRPGGVIVFVHALWHDQVADPARRDAQTVVAREVLHYLRESEEFVTALLPVSDGIAVAIKR; encoded by the coding sequence ATGTCGGACATGGCTCAAGCATGGGTGTACACCGAGGATTTCATCACCGAGTCACCGACTGTGCGCCAAGCTCGGGACAATGCCACCGAACTTGGTGCACAGCCAGTCAGTGCCAGCATCGGATCGACGTTGCGCATGATTGCTGCGGTATCCGGTGCGCGTGCTGTTCTTGAAGTTGGCACGGGAGCCGGGGTTTCCGGCCTGTGGATTCTTGATGGGATGGCTCCCGACGGAGTGCTCACATCAATCGACTCGGACGTGGAATTTCACAAGCATGCGCGCCGTGCTTTCACCGCTGCGGGAGTGTCGTCGCAGCGTACTCGTCTGATTTCTGGACGGGCTTTGGATGTTCTCCCACGGATGGCTGCTCGCGGCTACGACATGATGGTGTTGGATGCCGATATTCAAGAGACCCCCGAATATCTCGATCATGCGGTGCGTGTTCTGCGTCCCGGCGGGGTCATTGTCTTCGTCCACGCGTTGTGGCATGACCAGGTTGCCGATCCTGCTCGCCGGGATGCTCAGACCGTGGTCGCTCGCGAAGTTCTTCACTACCTGCGAGAGTCGGAGGAGTTTGTCACGGCTCTCTTGCCTGTCAGCGACGGAATAGCGGTGGCCATTAAGCGCTAA
- a CDS encoding DUF1003 domain-containing protein produces MADRLDTPADRKFRLPRINFESEKMGRGAENIARFSGTPQFLVYLTVFVIAWIAWNTLAPDAWQFDSAQLGFTALTLMLSLQASYSAPLILLAQNRQDDRDRVQAQQDRQRAERNLTDTEYLTREIAGLRLALQDVATRDFVRSELRDVLEELREEIESNQKKADAAALSRSPHVNEDPQTF; encoded by the coding sequence ATGGCTGATCGTCTTGACACCCCAGCGGATCGTAAGTTTCGTCTTCCACGCATTAACTTTGAGTCAGAGAAGATGGGGCGGGGAGCCGAAAATATTGCTCGGTTCTCTGGTACGCCTCAGTTCCTTGTTTATCTCACTGTTTTCGTCATCGCGTGGATCGCGTGGAACACCCTCGCTCCCGATGCCTGGCAATTTGATTCCGCTCAGCTCGGGTTCACTGCACTCACACTCATGCTGTCTCTTCAAGCGTCGTATTCTGCGCCGCTGATCCTTCTTGCTCAAAACCGTCAAGACGACCGCGACCGCGTTCAAGCTCAGCAGGACCGCCAACGCGCTGAACGCAATCTCACGGACACGGAATATCTCACGCGGGAGATCGCCGGTTTGCGTCTGGCTTTGCAGGACGTTGCCACGCGTGACTTCGTTCGTTCGGAGCTGCGTGACGTCTTGGAGGAACTTCGCGAGGAAATCGAATCGAACCAGAAGAAAGCTGACGCTGCTGCGCTGAGTCGTTCCCCGCACGTCAATGAGGATCCTCAAACTTTCTAA
- a CDS encoding magnesium transporter MgtE N-terminal domain-containing protein — translation MELGTPGKRVYIGKLAGTSVFDPLGDRVGKVHDVVVTFRIKTSANVIGFVVEVGPRKRVFLPMTRVTSIEPGSVITTGLLNIRSFTQRPSETLVLAELFDRIVTLNDGTGSVKILDVAMERRRPKDWVISKLHVQRQKESTLGFSRRGETLTVNSRDVTGLLKTDSNQAATALVEHTEDMRPADLADFIHTLPSDRQLAVAQQLQDSRLADVLEELGEDDRVSILSGLESTRAADVLDVMQPDDAADLISELPDSQAQTLLALMEPDEAEDVRRLLTYEESTAGSLMTTEPVILGPNATIAQMLAAVRREDIPASLATIAYIVRPPEETPTGPYLGMVHIQRALREPPQTLLGTITDSDIEAVPPQAHVATVTRLLATYNLTALPVVDDDGHLLGAVSVDDVLDELLPTDWRDFDDEETDRLMARSIDG, via the coding sequence ATGGAACTTGGGACCCCGGGCAAACGCGTATATATCGGCAAACTCGCCGGAACATCCGTTTTCGACCCGCTGGGAGATCGCGTCGGTAAAGTTCACGACGTTGTCGTGACGTTCCGCATTAAGACCTCGGCGAATGTCATTGGCTTCGTCGTTGAGGTCGGGCCGCGAAAACGCGTGTTCCTCCCGATGACTCGGGTGACGTCCATTGAACCGGGGTCGGTGATCACCACCGGGTTGCTCAACATCCGTTCCTTTACGCAGCGTCCATCCGAGACCCTCGTCCTCGCCGAACTTTTCGACCGAATCGTCACTCTCAACGACGGAACTGGGTCGGTGAAAATCCTCGATGTTGCGATGGAAAGGCGCCGCCCCAAGGACTGGGTGATCTCAAAGCTCCACGTTCAGCGCCAGAAGGAATCCACTCTCGGCTTTTCTCGTCGCGGCGAAACCCTCACGGTCAATTCGCGTGACGTCACGGGCCTACTGAAAACAGATTCCAACCAGGCCGCAACCGCACTGGTTGAGCACACGGAGGATATGCGTCCGGCAGACCTTGCGGACTTCATCCACACTCTGCCCAGTGATCGTCAGTTGGCTGTTGCCCAGCAGCTTCAGGATTCTCGCCTCGCCGACGTCCTCGAGGAGCTTGGCGAGGACGACCGCGTGTCCATTCTTTCGGGTTTGGAATCCACGCGAGCGGCGGATGTTCTTGACGTCATGCAACCCGATGACGCAGCTGACTTGATTTCTGAACTTCCGGATTCACAGGCGCAGACACTGCTCGCGCTCATGGAGCCGGACGAGGCAGAGGACGTGCGGCGGCTACTGACCTACGAGGAATCCACCGCGGGTTCGCTCATGACAACGGAACCGGTGATTCTCGGGCCGAACGCGACGATCGCTCAGATGCTTGCGGCGGTTCGCCGCGAGGACATTCCCGCGTCACTGGCAACAATCGCCTACATTGTTCGACCACCGGAGGAAACACCAACGGGCCCCTACCTGGGGATGGTTCATATTCAGCGCGCCCTGCGTGAGCCGCCACAGACTCTGCTGGGAACGATCACGGATTCTGACATTGAGGCTGTGCCGCCGCAGGCTCACGTCGCAACGGTCACTCGACTTCTGGCGACGTATAACCTCACTGCGTTGCCGGTTGTTGACGATGACGGGCATCTCCTCGGTGCCGTGTCCGTTGACGACGTTTTGGATGAGCTACTCCCAACGGACTGGCGTGATTTTGATGATGAAGAAACCGACCGACTGATGGCAAGGAGCATTGATGGCTGA